One window of Cardiocondyla obscurior isolate alpha-2009 linkage group LG20, Cobs3.1, whole genome shotgun sequence genomic DNA carries:
- the LOC139110333 gene encoding uncharacterized protein — translation MAAIISYVVTCFLCLHYRLFILNNKIDFKNMIEENCESEIYGETDYGISNNVTEERAMYIRTFIQIVYANAELYIKKCKGYSKNHDKSLTWACIGKRMTPALTGLEAEKLFHRLREKFGKERKKIRMSLPKSGAGTETSTYQSNWIFYNDLLFLTDHIIARHTTSNFQRCAVRSHSITVQSQSPIVQDGLEYKNLATSSLNKSNSSVSSSTIPLNKQSQLSPVELNLDHNLYCFSPTSSIDVEITNTDGTSTSCKSEGEQYTSEESKGSSPAIWKTMAASIKPTKTVPLTDPIKKRKRDSEKTSDMLSHSSKNVSLLAASLSSALERFGQSQPLQPAPRPNIYSDVETMLGPIAVALSKVDEKEQVSCVMDMLAVVKRYIK, via the exons ATGGCGGCTATCATAAGTTACGTAGTCACGTGTTTTTTGTGCTTGCATTACCGACTTTTTatcttgaataataaaatagattttaaaaatatgattgaAGAAAATTGCGAAAGTGAAATATATGGTGAAACTGATTACGGAATAAGCAACAATGTGACAGAAGAACGTGCAATGTACATCCGTACATTTATTCAAATTGTATATGCGAATGCggaactttatattaaaaaatgtaagggATATAGTAAGAATCATGATAAATCCCTCACATGGGCATGCATAGGAAAAAGAATGACTCCAGCACTTACTG gaCTGGAAGCAGAAAAACTATTTCATCGTCTACGTGAAAAGTttggaaaggaaagaaagaagatcAGAATGTCATTACCAAAATCAGGAGCAGGAACTGAAACGTCTACCTATCAATCCAATTGGATCTTTTATAACGATCTTCTATTCCTTACGGATCATATTATAGCTCGACA CACAACTTCAAATTTTCAACGGTGTGCTGTTCGCTCTCATTCTATAACTGTTCAATCTCAATCACCTATTGTTCAAGATGGactagaatataaaaatttagctACATcatctttaaataaatcaaattcttCTGTTTCTTCGTCTACTATTCCATTGAACAAGCAATCTCAACTTTCACCTGTTGAATTAAACCTAGATCACAATTTGTATTGCTTTTCTCCTACTTCCA GTATAGATGTAGAAATAACTAATACAGATGGAACTAGTACATCATGTAAGTCAGAAGGAGAGCAATATACAAGTGAGGAATCAAAAGGTTCTTCACCAGCAATTTGGAAAACTATGGCAGCTTCTATTAAGCCGACCAAAACAGTGCCTTTAACGGATCctattaagaaaagaaaacgagattCTGAGAAGACAAGTGACATGCTTTCTCATtcatcaaaaaatgtttcattacTAGCTGCATCTCTAAGTTCAGCTCTTGAAAGATTTGGACAATCTCAACCACTGCAGCCAGCACCTCGTCCTAATATATATTCAGATGTAGAAACAATGTTAGGTCCCATAGCGGTTGCGCTTAGCAAAGTAGATGAGAAAGAACAAGTGTCATGTGTCATGGATATGTTGGCAGTtgttaaaagatatattaagtAA
- the LOC139110430 gene encoding transforming growth factor beta regulator 1, which translates to MAQTYDNYYNDYHKNIEIQQNLKYKKKYRKLKKIVKNTVFENAALCDQVAHMQENLMLVKEERLFLLRKLCQQQGEMESNSINVARSQASNANSPSLNPECTTSKKTVKKKISTDGSESKNKAKRYNKTARRVVQLIPLDVHGRPIFPIALGDLTIYSLGEVVSDRIAYHTEELIFPVGYCSTRVYANLRDPRTKSLYTCKILDGGSKPRFEIVSDNDLDQPLVGSSPDECHSKLLAAISPVLCTIVPKGADFFGISHPTIQNLIQSSPGTRKLAMYKQQRFEVSKNHVIDRATSPVAEAETDPGLGFAALHRHYALNSYRVKEEPSDHDLLALQDLLA; encoded by the exons ATGGCTCAAACGTAtgacaattattataatgattatcataaaaatattgagaTACAGCAAAAcctaaaatacaaaaaaaaataccgaaagcttaagaaaattgtaaaaaatactGTATTT GAAAATGCAGCACTTTGTGATCAAGTAGCACACATGCAAGAAAACCTAATGTTGGTTAAAGAAGAGAGACTGTTTCTTCTACGTAAATTATGTCAACAGCAAGGTGAGATGGAATCCAACTCAATAAATGTAGCACGTTCTCAAGCAAGTAATGCAAATTCACCATCACTTAATCCAGAATGCACGACATCTAAGAAAactgtaaaaaagaaaatctcgaCAGACGGTTCAG AATCAAAAAATAAGGCAAAAAGGTATAATAAAACTGCTAGAAGAGTTGTGCAATTGATTCCATTAGATGTACATGGAAGGCCAATATTCCCCATAGCCTTGGGAGATCTTACTATATATTCTCTGGGTGAAGTAGTATCAGATAGAATTGCATATCATACTGAAGAGCTTATATTTCCAGTAGGTTATTGCAGCACAAGAGTATATGCAAATTTGAGAGATCCAAGAACAAAGAGTCTATATACCTGCAAGATATTAGATGGTGGCTCAAAGCCTAG atttgAAATAGTATCTGATAATGATTTGGATCAACCTTTAGTTGGATCCAGTCCTGATGAATGTCATTCAAAGTTATTGGCAGCAATTTCTCCAGTACTTTGTACAATAGTGCCCAAGGGAGCAGATTTCTTTGGAATTTCTCATCCCACTATACAAAATCTAATACAAAGTTCTCCAGGAACTCGTAAATTGGCAATGTACAAACAACAACGTTTTGAA gtAAGCAAAAATCATGTGATTGATCGAGCTACAAGTCCAGTGGCAGAAGCGGAAACTGATCCAGGCCTAGGTTTTGCGGCATTACACAGGCATTATGCTTTAAATTCTTATAGAGTGAAAGAAGAGCCTTCAGATCATGATTTATTAGCGCTTCAAGATCTCCTTGCATAA
- the LOC139110360 gene encoding putative nuclease HARBI1, with protein sequence MRPEEEKFFILLLCMGVYIVLYHHQLLLLNIQRHRGRGKGRRRWWIRPVNRRREQQGFYHNLILEIQLTDHEEFFANFRMWPEQFEFLHNVIKPLLEKQTTVMRLPLPSKLRLGMTLMFLAQGGTIQSLHDKFRVGKSTIHQVIKETCKAIWEKLQPIYLPQLTRNDFKRIAAQFFDHWQFPNCIGAIDGRHMRIKAPPMSGSEFYNYKGFFSVVLLAAVDACYKFTWVDVGQYGSMSDGGVWSNSDFGQALNHDEVDLPPDKPLPGSDIPIPYFLVGDEAFPLKKYLMRPFPGRMQQRLSDKQRIFNYRLSRARRVVENAFGILTMQWQVLNSPLMCSVDKAENIIKALVCLHNMLIDNKNSGYLNSVQLELELEDGNIQTSTWKTIEITENYFQRLRRVGANRAASVANDIREYLAEYLASDIGTAQAPWQFERIFRGARLTLTR encoded by the exons atgagacctgaagaagaaaaattttttattcttctgttGTGCATGGGAGTATATATTGTGCTTTATCATCATCAACTTTTGCTACTAAATATTCAAAGACATCGTGGACGCGGTAAAGGACGAAGAAGATGGTGGATACGACCTGTGAATCGACGAAGAGAACAGCAAGGATTTTATCATAatcttattttagaaattcaGTTAACAGACCATGAAGAATTTTTTGCTAATTTTCGTATGTGGCCAGAACAATTTGAGTTTTTACATAATGTCATAAAGCCATTGCTTGAAAAACAGACAACTGTGATGAGATTACCTCTGCCATCGAAACTAAGACTTGGAATGACATTAAT GTTTCTTGCTCAAGGAGGAACTATTCAAAGTCTTCATGATAAGTTCCGTGTTGGGAAGAGTACAATACATCAGGTTATTAAAGAAACTTGCAAGGCAATATGGGAAAAGCTGCAGCCTATTTACTTGCCTCAATTGACAAGGAACGATTTTAAGCGAATTGCTGCACAATTTTTTGATCATTGGCAATTTCCTAATTGTATTGGTGCTATTGACGGAAGACACATGCGCATTAAAGCACCGCCTATGTCAGGCagtgaattttataattacaaaggATTTTTTAGTGTTGTTCTCTTAGCAGCAGTAGATGCCTGTTATAAATTCACTTGGGTGGATGTTGGACAGTATG gATCTATGAGTGATGGTGGAGTTTGGTCAAACTCTGATTTTGGACAAGCTTTGAATCATGATGAAGTGGATTTACCTCCAGATAAACCTCTTCCTGGAAGTGATATTCCTATCCCATACTTTCTTGTAGGTGACGAAGCctttcctttaaaaaaataccttATGCGTCCTTTTCCTGGAAGGATGCAGCAGAGACTGTCAGATAAGCagcgaatttttaattatcgtctATCTCGAGCACGACGTGTAGTAGAAAATGCTTTTGGTATATTAACAATGCAGTGGCAAGTTTTAAATTCCCCTCTAATGTGTTCTGTAGACAAAGCGGAAAACATTATCAAAGCCTTAGTGTGTCTGCATAACATGTTAATTGACAATAAAAATAGTGGGTATTTAAATTCTGTTCAATTAGAATTAGAATTAGAAGATGGCAATATTCAGACAAGTACTTGGAAAACTATTGaaataacagaaaattattttcaaagacTTCGTAGAGTAGGAGCCAATAGGGCAGCTTCTGTAGCGAATGATATAAGAGAATACCTTGCTGAATACCTAGCCTCAGACATAGGTACAGCTCAGGCACCATGGCAATTCGAGCGAATATTTCGAGGTGCTCGTTTGACTTTAACTcgataa